A genome region from Candidatus Binatia bacterium includes the following:
- a CDS encoding tetratricopeptide repeat protein has protein sequence MAQGDPKIKGQVVPMNEYLVDVGDKDFEAAVIERSKHTPVVVDCWAPWCAPCRALGPLLERLAEEHHGAFIIAKVNVDENPQLSAALGISSIPMVLGFRDGKPVAEFVGALPEAAVRKFLTQVLPTEADRLAAEGDQLRATGKSAEAEAQFQGALDLDARCPRALLGLAAVLTDRGEYEEALALLERVGFGALRQDADRRAAEIRVRQGGRGDEQALRAKVAADPADIEARFLLAQVLAAASKHSEALEQYLEIVRHNRQFHDDAARKAMLDIFELLGPEHEATGHYRSELAKVLFR, from the coding sequence GTGGCCCAGGGAGATCCGAAGATCAAAGGTCAGGTTGTTCCGATGAACGAGTACCTCGTTGATGTCGGCGATAAGGATTTCGAGGCTGCGGTCATCGAGCGCTCGAAGCACACGCCGGTGGTGGTGGATTGTTGGGCCCCGTGGTGCGCGCCCTGCCGAGCCCTCGGTCCACTGCTGGAACGACTGGCGGAAGAGCATCACGGCGCGTTCATTATCGCCAAGGTGAATGTCGATGAGAATCCGCAGTTGTCGGCAGCACTCGGCATCAGCAGCATTCCGATGGTGCTCGGCTTCCGCGACGGCAAGCCTGTTGCCGAGTTTGTTGGCGCGCTGCCCGAGGCGGCGGTACGAAAATTCCTGACTCAGGTGCTGCCGACTGAGGCAGACCGCTTGGCGGCTGAAGGCGATCAGCTGCGCGCCACCGGCAAGAGCGCCGAGGCCGAAGCGCAGTTTCAAGGCGCGCTCGACCTGGATGCGCGTTGCCCGCGTGCGCTGCTCGGTTTGGCCGCCGTCCTGACGGATCGTGGGGAGTACGAGGAGGCGCTGGCCCTACTGGAGCGGGTCGGATTTGGCGCCCTGCGGCAAGATGCCGACCGACGGGCGGCCGAGATTCGCGTCCGCCAAGGCGGCAGGGGCGACGAGCAAGCATTACGGGCGAAGGTAGCGGCTGATCCTGCCGATATCGAGGCTAGGTTTCTTCTGGCCCAAGTGTTGGCCGCCGCGTCGAAGCATAGCGAGGCGCTGGAACAGTACTTGGAAATTGTTCGTCACAATCGTCAGTTCCACGATGATGCGGCACGCAAGGCGATGCTGGATATCTTCGAACTGCTCGGACCAGAACACGAAGCCACCGGTCATTACCGGTCGGAACTCGCCAAGGTTCTGTTCCGCTGA
- a CDS encoding decaprenyl-phosphate phosphoribosyltransferase, with protein sequence MNRAEASVVPVQRARASTLRDLVSLLRPTQWSKNAVLFAALIFSKHLFKTGDLIVVTLGFVAFCALASGAYVMNDLRDCDRDREHPLKALRPLPSGRVRRGTAMVLAVGLVLVGLGGATALNAGFGLLACLYFLLQVGYTFWLKEVVILDVMAIAAGFVIRAVAGGVMIAVPVSPWLIICTFLLALFLGFSKRRHELILLETRATDHRASLKEYSPYFLDQMIAVVTASTVVAYAIYTVSPEVREKLGTDKLYLTIPFVLFGIFRYLYLVHQREEGGNPTQLLLSDQPLQAGVLLWILTAAVLLYWTP encoded by the coding sequence GTGAACCGTGCTGAAGCAAGCGTTGTTCCGGTCCAGCGGGCACGTGCGTCGACGCTGCGCGATCTCGTGTCCTTGCTGCGGCCGACGCAATGGAGCAAGAACGCTGTCCTGTTTGCGGCGCTCATTTTCTCCAAGCACCTCTTCAAGACCGGCGATCTCATCGTGGTTACGCTCGGGTTTGTCGCCTTCTGTGCTCTCGCGAGCGGCGCCTACGTCATGAACGACCTGCGCGACTGCGACCGCGACCGCGAACACCCGTTGAAGGCGCTCCGACCGTTGCCCTCCGGGCGTGTGCGTCGCGGTACGGCGATGGTGTTGGCCGTTGGCTTGGTCTTGGTTGGACTGGGAGGCGCGACCGCCCTCAATGCCGGCTTCGGACTTCTGGCGTGCTTGTATTTCCTCTTGCAGGTCGGGTACACTTTTTGGCTCAAGGAAGTGGTCATTCTGGACGTCATGGCAATTGCCGCTGGCTTCGTCATCCGGGCGGTGGCAGGCGGGGTCATGATCGCCGTGCCGGTATCGCCTTGGCTCATCATCTGCACCTTCTTGCTGGCGCTCTTCCTCGGGTTCTCGAAGCGGCGACATGAATTGATCTTGCTCGAAACTCGGGCCACGGACCATCGCGCCAGTCTGAAGGAGTACAGCCCCTACTTCCTCGACCAGATGATTGCCGTCGTGACGGCCTCGACCGTCGTGGCCTACGCCATTTACACGGTGTCACCCGAAGTGCGGGAGAAGCTCGGTACCGATAAGCTCTACCTGACCATCCCGTTTGTGTTGTTTGGTATCTTCCGTTACTTGTACTTGGTGCATCAACGCGAGGAAGGCGGTAACCCCACCCAGCTCTTGCTGAGCGACCAGCCGTTGCAGGCCGGTGTCCTGCTGTGGATTCTGACTGCCGCGGTGCTGCTGTACTGGACGCCATGA
- the aroQ gene encoding type II 3-dehydroquinate dehydratase, protein MAAKKRDPRAAKDQTVPRVLVLHGPNLNMVGTREPGIYGHETLADIERGLSELALDLGVALKTFQSNSEGALVDRIQAARGTADAIVLNAGAYTHTSVAIRDALLATDLPVIEVHLSNTYKREPFRHCSLIADIAVGQITGFGANSYLLGLRAAADILARRK, encoded by the coding sequence ATGGCAGCCAAGAAAAGAGATCCTCGTGCTGCGAAAGATCAGACGGTTCCGCGCGTGCTCGTCCTGCACGGTCCAAATCTCAACATGGTAGGCACGCGTGAACCGGGCATCTACGGCCACGAGACGCTGGCCGACATCGAACGCGGACTCAGCGAACTGGCGCTTGACCTTGGTGTTGCGCTGAAGACGTTCCAGTCGAACAGTGAAGGGGCGCTCGTCGATCGCATTCAGGCGGCGCGGGGCACGGCCGACGCCATTGTCCTGAATGCCGGAGCCTACACGCACACCAGTGTCGCCATCCGCGACGCGCTACTCGCCACCGATTTGCCCGTCATCGAAGTGCACCTGTCCAACACGTACAAGCGCGAGCCGTTTCGCCACTGCTCCTTGATTGCCGACATCGCGGTGGGACAGATCACCGGCTTCGGCGCGAACAGCTATCTGCTCGGGTTGCGTGCGGCGGCGGATATCCTGGCGCGCCGGAAGTAA
- a CDS encoding Crp/Fnr family transcriptional regulator: MLLSVPKEQLRTLLTHISRRMGMTPSAVDLLVRSAQLGRWNKGQNIFSPEDSADFVNFLVSGVVKVSCPSGAGTVCVQLIRPGQFFGLNWYADQGQPRLFSASAFIDSTVAIITNEMMAELVANSPPPSVLQIVSFSWRVLSRLLYDKCCLLGLRLEERLVHELAVLARDFGHDTNGTVLIDLPVTHADLAEFAIASRANVARVMKRFEREGLTVRDGRKIVLTHRFFDQRYNVHVEQILRGDLFRPSQTQQRLGHAESQTTQ, encoded by the coding sequence GTGCTGCTGAGTGTCCCAAAAGAACAGCTCCGGACGCTGTTGACCCATATCAGCCGGCGCATGGGCATGACGCCAAGCGCCGTCGATCTCCTGGTGCGCAGTGCGCAGCTGGGACGCTGGAACAAAGGACAAAACATCTTCAGCCCGGAGGACAGCGCCGATTTTGTCAACTTCTTGGTCAGTGGCGTGGTCAAGGTCAGTTGTCCGTCGGGCGCGGGCACGGTGTGCGTCCAGCTCATCCGACCCGGGCAGTTCTTCGGTCTGAACTGGTACGCCGACCAAGGGCAGCCCCGGCTGTTTTCCGCCAGCGCTTTCATCGATTCCACCGTCGCCATCATCACCAACGAAATGATGGCCGAGTTGGTCGCCAACTCTCCGCCGCCCAGCGTCCTGCAAATCGTCTCGTTCAGCTGGCGGGTGCTGAGTCGTTTGCTGTACGACAAGTGCTGCCTGCTCGGCCTGCGCCTGGAGGAGCGCCTCGTCCACGAACTAGCCGTCCTGGCGCGCGATTTCGGACACGATACCAACGGGACCGTGTTGATCGACTTGCCCGTAACACATGCCGACCTCGCCGAGTTCGCCATTGCCTCGCGCGCCAACGTCGCACGCGTCATGAAACGCTTCGAGCGCGAAGGGCTGACGGTCAGAGACGGCCGCAAGATCGTCCTCACGCACCGCTTCTTCGACCAGCGCTACAACGTGCACGTCGAGCAGATCCTCCGCGGCGATCTGTTTCGTCCGTCGCAGACGCAGCAGCGTCTAGGGCACGCAGAGTCTCAAACGACACAATAA
- a CDS encoding helix-turn-helix transcriptional regulator, protein MGRIDGQLVAQRLRVVVADEPKAFAYEIGVSLSALYNYLNGRVPSTEVLFRIACYTGRPMEWFLGTDGAGSVDMMVGLGCKGNGASVAVAH, encoded by the coding sequence ATGGGTCGGATCGATGGACAGTTGGTGGCGCAGCGGTTGAGAGTGGTGGTGGCCGACGAGCCCAAGGCGTTTGCCTATGAGATCGGGGTCAGCCTGTCGGCACTTTACAACTACCTTAACGGTCGAGTTCCCTCGACCGAGGTGCTGTTCCGCATCGCCTGCTACACCGGTCGGCCGATGGAGTGGTTCCTCGGTACCGACGGCGCGGGCAGCGTGGATATGATGGTTGGGTTGGGTTGTAAGGGCAACGGCGCCAGCGTTGCGGTGGCCCACTGA
- the ddlA gene encoding D-alanine--D-alanine ligase, whose amino-acid sequence MARSKSKVHVGVIFGGRSGEHEISLRSARSIVDAINPDRYRVSLIGIDRAGHWHLLGERAFRQLTEAPLPALNGAGSEVILLPAPTTGKLIDPQDPTAAIGNVDVVFPVLHGPYGEDGTVQGLLELADIPYVGAGVLGSAVGMDKDVQKRLLHAAGVPVVPFFTTTRAQWTADTTAVIARASEFGLPLFVKPANLGSSVGITKVKAFEALSSAIAVALEYDNKVLIEKGIDAREIECAILGNDNPQASVPGEICPTAEFYSYEAKYVDEHGATLIIPAPLTESQVATVRELAVRVFQLLDCAGMARVDLFLERGTGRWYVNELNTIPGFTTISMYPKLWEASGLSYRELISRLIDLGLERHAQRSRLKKAYVPAAVQPE is encoded by the coding sequence GTGGCGCGGTCGAAGAGCAAAGTACACGTCGGCGTGATTTTCGGTGGTCGGTCTGGTGAGCATGAGATTTCATTGCGCTCGGCGCGCAGCATCGTCGACGCTATCAACCCGGACAGGTATCGTGTCAGCTTGATCGGCATCGATCGCGCTGGGCACTGGCACCTCCTGGGTGAGCGGGCCTTCCGGCAACTGACAGAGGCGCCGCTGCCGGCGCTCAACGGCGCAGGCAGCGAGGTCATACTCCTGCCGGCTCCCACGACGGGGAAACTGATCGATCCCCAAGACCCGACTGCTGCCATCGGCAATGTCGACGTCGTGTTTCCGGTCTTGCACGGCCCGTATGGCGAAGACGGGACCGTCCAGGGGCTGCTGGAATTGGCGGACATCCCCTACGTCGGCGCCGGTGTGCTGGGTTCTGCCGTCGGAATGGACAAGGACGTGCAGAAGCGGTTGTTGCACGCTGCCGGCGTACCGGTGGTACCGTTTTTTACGACGACGAGGGCGCAGTGGACGGCTGACACCACAGCGGTCATCGCGCGCGCCAGCGAATTCGGACTACCGTTGTTCGTCAAACCGGCAAACCTTGGGTCGTCCGTAGGTATCACCAAAGTGAAGGCGTTCGAGGCCCTGTCCTCTGCCATTGCCGTTGCGCTGGAGTACGACAACAAGGTTCTCATAGAAAAAGGGATCGACGCGCGAGAGATCGAATGCGCCATACTCGGGAACGACAACCCGCAGGCGTCGGTCCCTGGTGAAATCTGCCCCACCGCGGAGTTCTACTCGTACGAGGCGAAGTACGTGGATGAACATGGCGCCACCCTCATCATTCCAGCCCCGCTCACCGAATCCCAAGTCGCCACCGTGCGGGAACTCGCCGTGCGCGTCTTTCAGCTGCTGGATTGCGCCGGCATGGCCCGTGTCGATCTGTTCCTGGAGCGCGGAACAGGCCGCTGGTACGTGAACGAGCTGAACACCATTCCCGGCTTCACGACGATCAGCATGTACCCGAAGTTGTGGGAAGCGTCCGGCCTATCTTACCGGGAACTGATCAGCCGTCTGATCGATCTGGGACTCGAACGCCATGCACAGCGCAGTCGCCTGAAGAAAGCCTACGTGCCAGCGGCCGTGCAGCCCGAGTGA